The Haematobia irritans isolate KBUSLIRL chromosome 1, ASM5000362v1, whole genome shotgun sequence DNA segment tcaagattttatttctgtagaaaatttataaaaattttatttcagtagaaaattttgtcaaaattttatttcaatagaacattttgtcaaaattttatttccatagaaaattttgtcaaaattctatttctatagaaaattttgtcaaaattttatttccatagaaaatttgtaaaaattttatttctatagaaaaattgtaaaaattttatttctatagaaaattttgtcaaaattttatttctataggaaattttgtcaaaattttatttctataggaaattttgtcaaaattttatttctatagaaaaattgtaaaaattttattgcaatagaaaatttgtaaaaattttctttctatagaaaaattgttaaaattttatttctatagaaaattttgtcaaaattttatttctataggaaattttgtcaaaattttatttctatagaaaaattgtaaaaattttatttcactagaaaatttgtaaaaattttctttctatagaaaaattgtaaaaattttatttctatagaaaattttgtcaaaattttatttctataggaaattttgtcaaaattttatttctatagaaaaattgtaaaaattttatttcaatagaaaatttgtaaaaattttctttctatagaaaaattgtaaaaattttatttctatagaaaattttgtcaaaattttatttctataggaaattttgtcaaaatttctataggaaattttgtcaaaattttatttctatagaaaaattgtaaaaattttatttcaatagaaaaattgtaaaaattttctttctatagaaaaattgtaaaaattttatttctatagaaaattttgtcaaaattttatttctataggaaattttgtcaaaattgtatttctttagaagattttgtcaaaattttatttctatggagaggaATACATTGCAATATCTGATGAAAGTCCAAGTcacttcaaatttagaaaaagtttctgttttgggtcagaatagatccctattgattttggaagaaatctgttcACATTtacatttagctcccatatatatctttcgcccgatatgcacttacatgaccccagagttttaccctaatttgcttgaaattttgcacaaggagaacaattagtgctatagtcaagtgtgttaaattttattgatatagctcccatatatatctttcgcccgatatgtacttatatggccacagatatcaaattttgcacagggagtagaattaacaaatttgtttgaaatcggttcagatttaaatatagctatgTTTTTTCGATTtgtacaaaaatggccaaaatacccacattttccactgctaagtcgaaaacttgtaaaaatgacttcaatttgcctatatttttatactatttctgtgattgatttttgtttcaattaaaaaattttttgaaccttttaaatttttaattgacaattTTTAGAACGCTATACACTGAATGCTCTCAAAGGCCAATACTAATTTCCCGCTTTCGAGAAATTCAATTGGGATATAAGCGACAAATTAAACaatcatatttttttgaatttcattttttttttttcaaattttgtttatttatgggCAGTGCGCAATAAGTATAACACTTAAATGAATTTGTATGAAACTTAAGTGGTCACCaacaactcaatttttttttaagtagaaattataatttttaaaaagtcaaaaattgtacttttcaaaaaattcgaaaGGTTGAATAAtcgactttttgatttttattacaaaaggtATAACACTATAAAACTGTTATACCATAGAAATGCTCTCAAAATTCAGTTTCCAGTTCCAGTTTTCGAAAATAGAAATTGGGATATTAACGATAAATAAAGCGaccataatttttgtatttatttattttatttttttttttatttttgtttatttatggaCAGTGCGCAATAAGTATAACACTTAAATGGATTTGTATGAAACATAAGTGGtcactcaattttttttaaagtagaaattataatttttaaaaagtcaaaaattttacatttcaaaaaattcgAAAGGTTGAATAATCGACttttcgaaaataaataaagcgaccataatttttgtatttaattttttttctcaaattttgtttatttatggaCTGTGCGCAATAAGTATAACACTTAAATGAATTTGTATGAAACTTAAGTGGTAAATAAACTAAAgctaaaatacgaaaaaatggCTGTTCCATTTTCATCATAATATTAACAAAGACCAGATTGATTTCAAGCAATCCTCAAATCCTCAACGGGGAAATAGAggacttctataaaaatgtctaCTTTGGAGCTATATACAgattattttggaaatttgaaatCAATCATCGTAACAGCTTTTGTTTTTCATAACTaactaaaaatataacattatagTCTAACATTGAAGATCTTCGCCTAGAATTGATTCGATGGCGGCAGGTACCCACTATTGGTGGCTGACTGTATGGCATTCACCAGTTGTTGCTCATCGTACTGTTGCTGAGTGGATTGTTGTGGTGGCGGCAAATAGTCCCCAGATTGTTGTTCCTGTTTGGCcaactgttgttgttgttgctgttcttCCTCTTCATCCTCATCGGAGGCATCTAGAGAACCAATAACCGAGGTACTGGGTGCCACACCCTCATCGGTAATAGTGGTAGAACCGCCCAAGCTATCATATTGCGATTGAATTTGATGCTGAGCATTGGCAGCTTCTTCGGGTGTACGATATTTAATGAAGAACACTTCAGGTTTATTGATATGCTGAGGAGCCTCTTGTATGGCATCTTGCAAATCGGCAGCCGATGTTTTCTTGGCCAGAACATAGACCACCGTTTTCTCTTCTTTCAAAGCCTTGGCCAAATTCAAAGCGGCTGCCTTATTTGTTTGGCTGGGCGTTTTAACGAAGAGAACATTGTAGTGTTTACGGGGTTGTTGTTGCAATTGAGACAATTCTTCATCGATTTCCGCCTGAGTTTCTTCAGGGGCTGAAtgaatgaaaaagtttttggtcaCAATTGGTTTCTTGACAATACGTTGACGTGGACGAAAACGGCGACCTGTACGACCAGTGGTTACAGCAGGTTGATAATTGAAATTGGTGGGGAAATCAGCAGGCATAGGGAAACGCATAATAAtaggttgttgctgctgctgttgtgggACAATGTAACGTTGCGTCTGGGGGAACTGTTGGAAATTGTTCGCCTGTTGTATGGGTAAATATCCTTGATTGGGTTTTAGAAAAGAGCTGGGTATAAGGCTATTTGgtccgaaataattttgtggagCACCATAGGCAAGGGCCAGGCAAGATGCCATCAGAATTGTCTGTAAAGAGGGAAGATgtattatgatttttaaattagtttctttATTCTATAGATCAGTGCAAATTGTTGGCTTTATGTTTAGATAAATGTGTGAATGGGAATTTTGGTTTGTGGCTGTGCTAAATATGAATTGGTTGGTTGTTTATTACTTAATGAACTACAGCATACATTTAGGCGTCGATAAAATCTTAAACAGTGGTTTCAtacgaaataaaatatatgaataaccaagtaaggaaagtctaaagtcgggcggggctatatttatcagaaaaacatatatatgggagctatatctaaatctcaaccgatttcaaccaaatttggcacgcatagcaacaatgctaattctactccctgtgcaaaatttcaactaaatcgggcttaaaaatttgcctctgtggtcatatgagtgtaaatcgggcgaaagctatatatgggagatatatctaaatctgaaccgatttcaaccaaatttggcacgcatagctacaatgctaattctactccctgtgcaaaatttcaactaaatcggagttaaaaattggcctctgtgggcaaatgagtgtaaatcgggcgatgctgacgaagtttgactgcgtggtaatggacgacgaagcctacgtcaaagccgactacaagcagcttccgggacaggagttttatacggcaaaaggaagggaaaggtagcagatattttcaagcacataaaactgtcaaagttcgcaaagaaatatctggtttggcaagccatctgtacctgtggcttgaaaagcagcattttcatagcttccgggactgtcaaccaagaaatttacgtgaaagagtgtttgaataaacgtctgctgcctttcctgaagaaacacggttgttccgtactgttttggccggatttggcatcttgccatggccatggagtggtacgccgccaacaatgtgcaggtggttcccaaggacaagaaccctcccaacacgccagagctccgcccaattgagaaatactgggctattgtcaagcggaacctaaagaagacaaaaaaactgctaaggacgagcagcagttcaaggcaaactggctttctgcggcgaagaaggtggacaaggtggctgcacaaaatctgatggcaggtgtcaagcgtgaggcccggcaatttggatttggaaaagcgaaagcctaactgaatatttttcctgaattttatactaattgaacttgaaaaagaaatttaatttgattttttaaataaacgatttcaccgatttacacgcgttttcccttgaccaaagtttgaccgtatcaccctttagtcaagtgtgcaaaatttaattgaaatcggttcggatttagatatagctcccatatatatctttcgcccgatatagacttatatggccccagaagccatatttttggccgaatttggttgaaattttgcactaggagtacaattagtagtatagtcaagtgtgcaaaattcgattgaaatcggttcagatttagatatagctccgatatatatctttcgcccgatatggactaatatggtcctataagccagagttttggcccaatttgtttgaaattttgcactaggagtacaattagtagtgcagttaagtgtgcaaaatttgattgaaatcggttcagatttagatatatcacccatatatatcgttcgcccgatttacactcatataaccacagtggccaatcttttactccgatttaattgaaattttacacagggagtagaattagcattgtagctacgcgtgccaaatttggttgaaatcggttcagatttagatatagctccgatatatcattcgcccgatttacactcatatgaccacaatggtcaatcttttactccgatttaatggaaattttgcacagtaagtagaattagcattgtagctatgcgtgccaaatttgtttgaaatcggttcagatttagatatagctacgatatatatcattcgcccgatttacactcatatgaccacagtggccaatcttttactccgatttaattgaaattgtgcacagggagtagaattagcattgtagctatgcgagccaaatttggttgaaatcggttaagatttagattttactccgatttaattgaaattgtgcacagggagtagaattagcattgtagctatgcgtgccaaatttggttgaaatcggttcagatttagatatagttgtcatacatatgtttttctgatttcgacaaaaatggtcaaaatatcaacattttccctgtaaaatcgccactgcttcgtcgaaaagttgtaaaaatgactccaagtttcctaaacttctaatacatatatatcgagcgataaatcataaataaactttagcgaagttttcttaaaattgcttcagatttaaatgtttcccatattttttttactaacatagtgtgccaccctagtgcattagccgacttaaattttgagtctatagattttgtagaagtctatcaaattctgtccagatcgagtgatatttaaatgtaaagggtggttaaattgtaggggccgatgttgaatgtgaaccacacctaaatgacaagctttttttcgaattttatttgacatttctctatttcagacttactcaatttgaaccatggagagatacacaatccaacaacgtgttaaacggttccaagaaatggcaacagtggatgatcaattttcgaagaaaatcatcttgagTGATGaggacattttcacctcagtggattcgtcaataaacagaattgccgcatttgggcgaatgagaatccaagagtgattgtcgaaaaaccaatgcacccacaaaggatgactgtttggtgcggtttatgggctggcggcatcatcgggccgtatttttccaaaatgaggtctGTCAGGCAGTtaatgtgaatggtgttcgctatcgtgagatgatatcgaactttttatggcccgaattagaagatatggatgtggacgatatgtggtttcagcaggacggttccacttgccacacagctaacgaaacaatggctctttggcGCAACAaaatcaatggccgtgttatctcacgtaatggcgatgtcaattggccgccaagatcatgtgatttaacACCGttgaacttttttctttggggttatttgaaagaaaaggtgtacgtcgataagctaaaggatgagataattcggcacattcacggcatagaacctccattatgcctcagcgtcatcgaaaatttggaccatccgaagaaggtgtgccaccgaggtcgcggcgcccatttggccgatgttttgttccatacataattgagtaataccaatatatcataataaaattacaataatttcctaaatagtttgtgttttattccaaATCAacttcggcccttgaaattttaaccagcctttatgtatttgggacaaaccttttatatatggcacccaacacatttgacagatgtgatatggtatcgaaaatttaggtctacaaagtggtgcatggtataCTATAGTCGAccgcgcccgactttagactttccttatttgttttaatttatattgtcttaatttgttttaaagaaatcacattttagctcggaatcaaaaccaaaaaCCTTTAGTTAAATCCTTGAATCCTAGTTAAATCCTTGAATCCAAGTTCGGAGAGTCCaacaaacaatatttactaagaaaatgttcatagaaTGTATAGCATGCAATGGGAATATCCCAGAGgcacatttttatttggattcatGTGAAATTCGTAACGATTTTATAAGCACAGAAAAATTCGTCTAgcaaaatatgcaatttttggTATCTGGCAGAATTTTCCGCGGgtttacttgtttctttttgggattgttggatttttaaatttttgtgttttttttttttgttaccacTGCCACTGTTAGTCCATGTTGATAATTATTCACtgtgaaatatatttatttgtaaatatttcaattttatttttaaattgtcccttttttctaaaacatttttctattaattttggcAATTCACATTTTATTCACTGTATGAATTTTTCGTATACACATAAACGTACCACAAAGATCTTCATGTTTTTGCTTAGGCTGAAGTTATAGGTCTAGTTAGAAAAGCTGTGGGCTTAAACTGTTGAGCTGTTGCTGGATGACTGATGACCCATGATTGAGATACCAGCAATTTATATAGTTCCCTAAAGAAAACATAGCCATAGTGAAAAATTCCCaaaaacatcatcatcatcatcatcatcatcatcatgaacAATATCgccacaaacaaaatttaaattgagtgaagtaaaaGAACAAAGAGATCCAACTCACAAGCTAATCATTTCCCCTCATTTAGTTTTATATGAGATGCCATATTTAATATGAGCAATCCATTATCTCATCTCATCTCATCTCTGGTCATACGTTGATGAGTTATCGTATTCATTAAGTTTAGATAAAATCATAGAGTATAAAATCTCCCAAAATCGAAAACAATATCAATTCAACGAAAACTCCAATTTCATACGATGGGGTTTTCTTCAGTTAAGCCACCATATTTTTTTGGGCCTTTCTAATAAATGCGTtaaagggggggggggggtttgttattgttttgttttttatttgtttacaattttattttaacaattgATATAGAGGTCTTTTGTATGTAATCATTTATAGGATAAGCGCTTTTTTCGTCAAtagactaaaaataaaatttgcataagatttttgtttgtcttccagagttttaaaaaattgcattgctaaaatgtttttatgttaCAATTTGAAAGGTTATTCAATATCGAATTTCTTTGACCAGACAAATAATAATCAAATTGTTTCCAAGAtattttatctcataatctttCACATACAATCTCTGGTAGCAAAAAGTGACACCTATGAATTTTGAAAGGTCTATGATGTCGATCCGGAATTTATTGGGTTATTTCGTTTAAATTACTAATGAAAGCTGACATCGGAAGTTTTTGATGGATTATGAAATTATCTCGAGCAAAATCTGGGTAAGTTAACAAACCCTGAAGATGTGAATACCCAACGCTTTTCACttataattttgtaaagaacATAGTCGAACTTTtcgaatcaaatttcacatcaataataaaaacaagtaaggaaagtctaaagttgggcggggccgaccatattataccctgcaccactttgtagatctaaattttcgataccatgtcacatctgtcaaatgtgttggtgctatatataaacactgaaaaaacagtgaacccaccaggaagaaaaatttcggttaattttagaaaattttgaatatttttagaaaattttaactaaacagtataacaaacgctggcatcacgccgatgtcataaaaataagtaaatatttttcgacaaattcaagaaaatttattagacataattaagttttttcacttgttaaataaaattttgtattttgaaagaaaaaattggagttcaaaattgcaagaatgtctttagtgacatacgaagttcatgattaacgcatttgtagtaaaatttacaaatttaaagaaatattgaactattttgtggaagacacgaatttagttaatatttatccttcatttgtgtatatttttttcctcggttttagttaatttaactaacgtacacaaaaaattattagagtagagaaaactttctccaaacataataattccatgaactaagcgacagttaaattggctttagtgaaatggagagttcacttttttttgagtaaagGTTtataccaaatacatacatttaaatatcactcgatttggacagaatttgatagacttttacaaaatctatagactcaaaatttaagttggctaatgcactagggtggaacacaattttagtaaaaaaacaagtaaggaaagtccaaagtcgggcggggccaactatattataccctgcaccactttgtagatctaaattttcgataccataccacatccatcaattgtgttgggtactatatataaaaggtttgtcccaaatacatacattttaatatctctcgatcggacagaatttgatcgacttctacaaattctatagactcaaaatttaagtcggctaatgcactagggtgaaacgcaatgttagtaataaaaatatgggaaagatttaaatctgaagcaattttaaggaaacttcacaaaagtttatttatgatttatcgctcgatatatatgtatttgaaggtaaggaaaattacagtcagttttactacttttcgactaagcagaggatattttacaaggaaaatgttggtattttgaccatttttgtcgaaatcagaaaaacatatatatgggagctatatctaaatctgaaccgattccaaccaaatttggcacgcacagctacaatgctagttatactccctgtggtcatatgagtgtaaatcgggcgaaagctatatatgggagatatatctaaatctgaaccgatttcaatcattgtactcctagtgcaaaatttcaaacaaattgggccaaaactctggcttctaggaatatattagtccatatcgggcgaaagctatatatgggagatataactaaatctaaaccgatttcaatcaaatttggcacacatgattatattactaattgtactcccagtgcaaaatttcaaccaaaatttggccaaaactctggcttctaggaccatattagtccatatcgggcgaaagatatatatgggagctatatctacatcttaaccgatttcaatcaaattgagtacaattaactacactactaattgtgtttctagtgcaaaatttcaaacaaattgggccaaaactctggcttctaggaacatattagtccatatcgggcgaaagatatatatgggagctatatataaatctgaatcgatttcaatcaaatttgacacacatgataatattactaattgtactcccattgcaaaatttcaaccaaattggaccaaaactctggcttttaggaccatattagtccattccgggcgaaagatatatatgggagctatatctaaatctgaaccgatttcaatcaaattttgcacacttgactatactacttattgtacacctagtgcaaaatttccaccaaattcggccaaaaatctggcttctggggtcatataagtccatatcgggcgaaagatatatgggagctatatctaaatctgaaccgatttcaatcaaatttggcacacatgaatatactaccaattgtactccttgtgccaaatttcaagctaatcgggataaaactctggcttctgggtccatataagtacatatcgggcgaaagatatatatgggagctatatctaaatctgaaccgatttcaatcaaaatgagtACAATTAACTACACTACTTATTgtgcttcttgtgcaaaatttcaaacaaattgggccaaaactctggcttctaggaatatattagtccatatcgggcgaaagatatatatgggagctatatataaatctgaatcgatttcaatcaaatttggcacacatgaatatactaccaattgtactcctagtgcaaaatttcaaccaaattgggccaaaactctggcttctgggtccatataagttcatatcgggcgaaagatatatatgggagctatatctaaatctgaatcgatttcaaccaaatttggcacgcatagctacaatgctaaatctactccctgtgcaaaatttcaaccaaatttgaccaaaactctggcttttaggaccatattagtccatatcgggcgaaagatatatatgggagctatatataaatctgaatcgatttcaatcaaatttggcacacatgattatattactaattgtactcccagtgcaaaattacaaccaaattgggccaaaactctgtcttctgggaccatataagtccatatcgggcgaaaaatatatatggaagcaatatctaaatctgaacctatttcaatcaaatttggcacacatgaatatactaccaattgtactccttgtgccaaatttcaagctaatcgggataaaactctggcttctgggtccatataagtacatatcgggcgaaagatatatgggagctatatctaaatctgaatcgatttcaatcaaatttggcacgcatagcttcaatgctaaatctactccctgtgcaaaatttcaaccaaactggaccaaaactctggcttttaggaccatattagtccatttcgggcgaaagatatatatgggagctatatctaaatctgaaccgatttcaatcaaattttgcacacttgactatactacttattgtactcctagtgcaaaatttcaaccaaattcggctaaAAATCAGGCTTCTGGGGtcttataagtccatatcgggcgaaagatatatatgggtgctatatctaaatctgaaccgatttcaatcaaatttttcacacttgactatacgactaagtgttatgtttgtacaaaatttcaagcaaatcggtataaaactctggctgctgggtccatattagtgcatatcgggcgaaagatatatatgggagctatatctaaatctgaaccgatttcttccaaaatcaatagggttctattttgatccAAATTAgtgacatgtgccaaatttgaaggcgattg contains these protein-coding regions:
- the TwdlW gene encoding tweedleW; this encodes MKIFVTILMASCLALAYGAPQNYFGPNSLIPSSFLKPNQGYLPIQQANNFQQFPQTQRYIVPQQQQQQPIIMRFPMPADFPTNFNYQPAVTTGRTGRRFRPRQRIVKKPIVTKNFFIHSAPEETQAEIDEELSQLQQQPRKHYNVLFVKTPSQTNKAAALNLAKALKEEKTVVYVLAKKTSAADLQDAIQEAPQHINKPEVFFIKYRTPEEAANAQHQIQSQYDSLGGSTTITDEGVAPSTSVIGSLDASDEDEEEEQQQQQQLAKQEQQSGDYLPPPQQSTQQQYDEQQLVNAIQSATNSGYLPPSNQF